Proteins encoded by one window of Candidatus Obscuribacterales bacterium:
- a CDS encoding MBL fold metallo-hydrolase, protein MHVTWLDSNSWLIELGGKRILLDPWLVGDLVFGGATWLFRGTHLQPVPVPEDVDVILLSQGLEDHAHPATLAHLNHDWLVVGSPNAASVVQKMGYSQVVALPHGDTYCLDDRLEIRAVSGSPIGPTLVENGYILKDLQTGRSLYYEPHGFHSETLKAFAPVDVAITPMMNLELPLLGPIIKGRESALRAAEWLTPQVMLPTAAAGQVQYEGLLVSFLRAVGNTDEVRDGLRDRHLTTQVIEPQPGDRLELQLQTQPTV, encoded by the coding sequence ATGCATGTAACCTGGCTAGACAGCAACAGTTGGCTGATTGAACTTGGCGGCAAGCGCATTTTGCTAGACCCCTGGTTGGTGGGCGACTTGGTGTTTGGTGGCGCGACCTGGTTATTTCGCGGGACGCACCTCCAGCCGGTGCCGGTGCCAGAAGATGTCGATGTAATTTTGCTATCCCAAGGGCTGGAAGACCATGCCCACCCTGCCACCCTAGCTCACCTCAATCACGATTGGCTGGTGGTGGGATCGCCGAATGCAGCCTCGGTGGTTCAGAAAATGGGCTACAGCCAAGTGGTGGCCTTGCCCCACGGCGATACCTATTGTTTGGACGATCGCTTGGAGATTCGAGCGGTATCCGGATCGCCGATTGGCCCAACTCTGGTGGAAAATGGCTACATTCTTAAGGATCTACAAACCGGGCGATCGCTCTACTATGAGCCCCATGGTTTCCACTCGGAGACGCTGAAAGCCTTCGCGCCAGTAGACGTGGCGATTACGCCCATGATGAATTTGGAATTGCCGCTGCTGGGGCCAATCATTAAGGGACGGGAGAGCGCTTTGCGGGCCGCGGAATGGCTGACGCCGCAAGTGATGCTGCCCACGGCGGCGGCGGGACAGGTGCAGTATGAGGGTTTGCTGGTGTCGTTTTTGCGGGCAGTGGGCAATACCGACGAGGTGCGAGATGGGCTCCGCGATCGCCATCTGACCACCCAGGTTATCGAACCCCAACCAGGCGATCGCCTAGAACTTCAGCTCCAAACCCAGCCCACGGTTTAG